A region of Bradyrhizobium sp. CCBAU 53351 DNA encodes the following proteins:
- a CDS encoding hydrogenase maturation protease: MIAVVACGNPNRSDDGAGLAVLGQLKDRGFGQNADIRLLDAGTDGMAAMFAARGCRTLIIVDACRSGSEPGAIFEVPGHELTKPYGGGLNLHDFRWEHALFAGKAIFRDAFPDDVIVFLIEAEQLDLGLSLSCRVSQAVMKVAARIEELLRTPQEAVPVG; encoded by the coding sequence GTGATTGCCGTGGTTGCTTGTGGAAATCCAAATCGTTCCGACGACGGCGCCGGTCTTGCTGTTCTCGGGCAGCTCAAAGATCGGGGGTTCGGACAGAATGCTGACATTCGTCTGCTCGACGCTGGCACCGACGGGATGGCGGCGATGTTCGCTGCGCGGGGCTGCCGAACGCTGATTATCGTCGATGCCTGCAGATCCGGCTCCGAGCCGGGCGCAATCTTCGAGGTCCCAGGACACGAATTGACCAAACCTTATGGAGGTGGACTTAATCTGCACGACTTTCGCTGGGAGCACGCACTTTTCGCCGGAAAGGCGATATTTCGCGATGCGTTTCCCGACGATGTCATCGTATTTCTGATCGAGGCAGAGCAACTCGATCTTGGTCTGTCGCTATCTTGTCGTGTATCGCAGGCGGTCATGAAGGTCGCCGCTAGGATCGAAGAGTTGCTGCGAACGCCCCAGGAGGCCGTGCCGGTGGGCTGA
- a CDS encoding nickel-dependent hydrogenase large subunit, producing MPSAVQTLDISPVGRVEGDLDVRVNIQDGVVVDAWTQAELFRGFEIILRDKDPQAGLVVTPRACGICGASHLTCAAWALDTAWQTEVPRNAILARNLGQLVESLQSLPRHHYGLFMIDYTHKNYSSSKYYKEAVRRYAPFTGANYEIGVTISGKPVEIYALLGGQWPHSSYMVPGGVMCAPTLTDVTRAWSILEYFRREWMEKIWLGCSLERYEQIKSYDDFMAWLDETPHHANSDLGMFWRMSIDCGMDKYGQGHGRFVSWGYLPHEDKYQKPTIEGRNAAVIMKSGVYDGRSDTFKLMDQNFTREDTAHAWYDEPGGLHPFDRKTVPTQKNAVDMGGKYSWATAVCHDESGRLEAGPLSRQLIAGGKHGESWQHYDPLVLDMYKKLGGASVMLRHFARMHEGVKLYRQAEHALREFRLNDPWYIKPNERDGRGWGATEAIRGALCHWIDVKDGKIKNYQIIAPTTWNVGPRAADGTRGPMEQALIGSPIKDPSDPVEVGHVCRSYDSCLVCTVHAHDAKTGEELARFRTA from the coding sequence ATGCCAAGCGCAGTGCAAACTCTGGACATTTCGCCGGTCGGCCGGGTCGAAGGCGATCTCGACGTGCGTGTCAACATCCAGGATGGGGTCGTGGTCGACGCCTGGACCCAAGCGGAGCTGTTTCGCGGTTTCGAAATCATTCTGCGTGACAAGGATCCCCAAGCCGGCCTCGTTGTCACACCGCGCGCCTGCGGCATTTGCGGCGCCTCGCATCTGACCTGCGCCGCATGGGCGCTCGATACGGCCTGGCAGACCGAGGTGCCACGCAACGCCATCCTGGCCCGAAATCTCGGCCAGCTCGTCGAGAGTCTGCAGAGCCTTCCGCGCCATCACTACGGGCTCTTCATGATCGACTACACTCACAAGAATTATTCGAGCTCGAAATATTATAAAGAGGCGGTGAGGCGCTACGCTCCCTTCACCGGCGCAAATTACGAAATCGGCGTGACGATTTCTGGCAAGCCCGTCGAAATCTATGCTCTGCTGGGCGGGCAATGGCCCCACTCGAGCTACATGGTACCGGGCGGGGTGATGTGTGCCCCGACGCTCACCGACGTGACGCGCGCCTGGTCGATCCTCGAGTATTTCCGCCGCGAATGGATGGAAAAGATATGGCTAGGCTGCTCGCTCGAGCGGTACGAACAAATCAAAAGCTATGACGATTTCATGGCCTGGCTTGATGAAACGCCGCACCACGCCAATTCTGATCTGGGCATGTTCTGGCGGATGAGCATCGATTGCGGCATGGACAAGTATGGTCAAGGTCACGGCCGCTTCGTGTCCTGGGGATACCTTCCCCACGAGGACAAGTATCAGAAACCGACGATCGAAGGCCGCAACGCCGCGGTCATCATGAAGAGCGGCGTCTACGATGGCCGTAGCGATACGTTCAAGCTCATGGACCAGAACTTTACGCGCGAAGACACAGCCCATGCTTGGTACGATGAGCCGGGTGGGCTGCATCCGTTTGACCGCAAGACTGTACCGACCCAGAAGAACGCCGTCGACATGGGTGGAAAGTATTCCTGGGCCACCGCCGTGTGTCACGATGAAAGCGGCCGGCTCGAAGCTGGGCCGCTATCGCGGCAGCTGATCGCAGGCGGCAAGCACGGCGAGAGCTGGCAACATTACGATCCGCTGGTCCTTGATATGTACAAGAAGCTGGGGGGCGCCAGCGTCATGCTCAGGCACTTCGCCCGCATGCACGAAGGTGTCAAGTTATACCGGCAAGCTGAACACGCGCTTCGTGAGTTTCGGCTGAACGACCCGTGGTATATCAAGCCCAACGAGCGCGACGGGCGCGGCTGGGGCGCCACAGAGGCAATCCGAGGAGCGCTGTGCCATTGGATCGACGTCAAGGACGGCAAGATCAAGAACTACCAGATCATTGCGCCGACTACCTGGAATGTTGGACCGCGGGCGGCGGACGGCACCCGAGGACCGATGGAGCAGGCCTTGATCGGCTCGCCTATCAAGGATCCGAGCGATCCCGTTGAAGTCGGCCATGTCTGCCGCTCCTATGATTCGTGCTTGGTTTGCACGGTCCACGCGCACGACGCAAAGACAGGAGAGGAACTGGCGCGCTTTAGAACAGCCTGA
- a CDS encoding ABC transporter substrate-binding protein: MRVTSLLATCVSLLALICGSADAQETVKLGVLNDQSGAFASYQGIGSVIAAQLAVEDYGGKAGGRQVEVVSADHQNKSDTGVNIARRWYENEGVDAIFDVPNSAIALAVAGMSAEKNKVFVGSGAGTALLTGEKCTPNTVHWTYDTYAYGRGLGKTIVEQGGKKWFFITADYAFGHDLEKQASESVKASGGQVLGAVRHPLGTADFASFLLQAQASGADIIGIANAGDDTITSMKQAAEFGLTKDHKLVGLILGMNGIPSLGLQFAQGAQIMNPFYWDLNEATRSFAKRFSERIPSKAYPNDMQAGVYAGVIHYLKAVDKVGGAKDGRAVVAAMKELPTDDSLFGKGFIRKDGRKIHPLYLLQVKSPDQSKSKWDLLKVVGIIKGEDAFRPENEGNCPLSKQ; the protein is encoded by the coding sequence ATGAGGGTGACAAGCCTATTGGCGACGTGCGTCTCCTTGCTTGCGCTGATTTGCGGATCGGCCGATGCGCAGGAAACGGTGAAGCTCGGCGTTCTCAATGACCAGTCCGGAGCATTTGCAAGCTATCAGGGCATTGGGTCCGTCATCGCGGCTCAATTGGCTGTCGAGGATTATGGCGGAAAGGCTGGCGGCAGGCAGGTCGAAGTCGTCAGTGCGGATCACCAGAACAAGTCGGACACCGGCGTCAACATCGCGCGTCGCTGGTATGAGAATGAGGGCGTCGATGCAATCTTCGACGTCCCCAACTCGGCGATTGCGCTGGCAGTCGCGGGGATGAGCGCCGAAAAGAACAAGGTGTTCGTCGGCTCTGGCGCCGGTACGGCATTGTTGACTGGAGAAAAGTGTACGCCGAATACGGTGCACTGGACTTACGACACCTATGCTTATGGCCGCGGGCTCGGCAAGACCATCGTCGAGCAGGGCGGCAAAAAGTGGTTCTTCATCACGGCCGATTATGCCTTCGGCCACGATCTGGAGAAGCAGGCGTCCGAATCGGTCAAGGCATCCGGGGGACAGGTCCTCGGAGCCGTCCGTCATCCCCTCGGGACGGCCGACTTCGCCTCGTTCCTGCTGCAGGCGCAGGCTTCCGGCGCCGACATCATCGGTATCGCCAACGCCGGCGACGATACGATCACTTCGATGAAGCAGGCCGCCGAGTTCGGCCTGACCAAAGATCACAAACTGGTCGGTCTGATTCTGGGCATGAACGGCATTCCGTCTCTCGGGCTGCAATTCGCCCAAGGCGCCCAAATCATGAATCCGTTCTACTGGGACCTCAACGAGGCCACCCGGTCCTTCGCCAAGCGCTTCTCGGAGCGCATCCCATCCAAGGCCTATCCCAACGACATGCAAGCCGGCGTCTACGCTGGCGTCATTCACTACCTGAAGGCCGTCGACAAGGTCGGTGGCGCGAAAGACGGTAGGGCGGTCGTTGCCGCCATGAAGGAGCTTCCGACCGACGATTCCTTGTTCGGCAAAGGTTTCATCCGCAAGGACGGACGTAAGATCCATCCGCTCTATCTCCTCCAGGTCAAATCGCCCGACCAGTCGAAATCCAAGTGGGACCTCCTGAAGGTTGTCGGGATCATCAAGGGCGAAGATGCCTTCAGACCCGAGAACGAGGGCAATTGTCCTCTCAGCAAACAATAA
- a CDS encoding cytochrome P450, translated as MSQFASTRIDPFADEVLRDPYPAYQTFRELGPVFRIEPYDIWAMARYEQVDSTLKDWQTFISGEGVGLKGMNPALPRPMTLQIDPPDHEKGRRILARTMSPGVAKNLRDTFQKEAERKIGELVERGTFDAMTDLAIAYPLKVFPDAIGVSEEGRENLLAWSTFVFNSFGPDNHILARSRDPGLTAQKWIMDRCARSALRPDGIGTMIYEAADAGEITEHEATHLVRPFLTAGVDTTINGLGNTLLALASHPMQFAKLHERPALARNAFEEGLRYDSPVQTFFRTTSREVEMAGDIIPARTKVLVFMASANRDPARWQEPERFDVERPVTGHVGFGSGIHACVGQMIARLEGELVLTELAKRVKSIELIAEPERMLNNTLRGLKSMPVRVTAA; from the coding sequence ATGAGCCAGTTTGCTTCTACTCGGATCGATCCGTTCGCTGATGAGGTGCTGAGGGATCCGTATCCGGCGTACCAGACCTTTCGCGAACTGGGACCGGTGTTCAGGATCGAGCCGTACGACATCTGGGCCATGGCGCGGTATGAGCAGGTTGATTCCACGCTCAAGGATTGGCAGACCTTCATCAGCGGAGAGGGCGTCGGCCTAAAGGGTATGAACCCAGCGCTGCCCCGGCCGATGACGCTACAGATCGACCCGCCCGATCACGAGAAGGGACGCCGAATCCTCGCCCGGACCATGTCACCGGGCGTAGCGAAGAACCTGCGCGACACCTTTCAGAAGGAGGCCGAGAGGAAAATCGGCGAGCTCGTCGAGCGGGGGACCTTCGACGCGATGACAGATCTGGCCATAGCTTATCCCCTAAAGGTGTTCCCCGACGCCATTGGCGTCTCAGAGGAGGGACGCGAGAACCTGCTTGCCTGGAGCACGTTCGTCTTCAACAGCTTCGGACCGGATAATCACATTCTCGCCAGATCTCGTGATCCAGGGCTGACCGCGCAGAAATGGATCATGGACCGTTGCGCACGCAGCGCGCTCAGACCCGATGGCATTGGAACGATGATCTACGAAGCTGCTGATGCAGGTGAGATTACTGAACACGAGGCCACGCATTTGGTCCGGCCATTCCTAACTGCGGGTGTCGACACGACGATCAATGGACTGGGGAATACCTTGCTTGCACTCGCAAGCCATCCAATGCAATTCGCCAAACTACACGAGCGCCCGGCACTCGCCCGCAATGCGTTTGAGGAAGGGCTACGCTATGATTCACCTGTGCAGACCTTCTTCCGCACCACCTCGCGTGAAGTGGAAATGGCGGGCGATATCATACCAGCGAGGACCAAAGTGCTGGTCTTCATGGCATCCGCCAACCGTGATCCGGCTCGTTGGCAAGAGCCCGAGCGCTTCGATGTGGAGCGACCTGTAACAGGACATGTGGGCTTCGGCTCCGGCATTCATGCTTGTGTGGGCCAGATGATCGCACGCTTGGAGGGTGAGTTGGTTCTAACGGAACTTGCGAAGCGGGTAAAATCAATTGAACTCATTGCCGAACCCGAGCGCATGCTAAATAACACCCTTCGGGGGCTCAAAAGTATGCCAGTCCGCGTGACTGCTGCCTGA
- a CDS encoding sigma-54 dependent transcriptional regulator, with protein MRDLQTVLIIARSGPEWAAIADTLSDQYDYRVLSADSVENARASLADAQVDIALVEYGEGKGLKFLVDLRVSHPDVIRILALEAKTEIGQREMAPAGIYQLIRKPLDANQIGLMVERGLEARELARRHRLLTREFKFPANATGIHARPILPMQPESRRFEKLVYVSEKLHNLSELARKAAKTELPILIQGATGTGKELLARAIHYNSGRRDSPLLVQNCGGMSDELLQSELFGHKRGAFTGAVSDRLGLFRAADRGTVFLDEISEVSSSFQVSLLRFLQEGEVKPLGSDKIVTSNVRIIAASNRPLRALVAAGKFRQDLYFRLRGFELEVPSLSDRREDIPVLAEFFAAKHSEAMGRKILGISAAVLEKLSAYDFPGNVRELENEIRRMVSLTEEGEYVTTTHMSPAILAAPPRSRFKSAGGYELRGTTLKEKVECLEKQVVAEVLSRHRWNQSKAANELGLSRVGLSNKIKRYSLDEAE; from the coding sequence ATGCGCGACCTGCAAACAGTGCTGATCATCGCGCGGAGCGGCCCTGAATGGGCTGCCATCGCAGACACCTTGTCAGACCAATACGACTACCGCGTTCTTTCCGCCGATTCGGTCGAAAATGCGAGGGCATCCCTGGCCGACGCCCAAGTAGACATTGCTCTCGTCGAGTATGGCGAAGGCAAAGGTCTGAAGTTCCTCGTTGATCTACGAGTATCTCATCCTGACGTGATCCGCATCCTGGCGCTCGAGGCCAAGACCGAGATCGGCCAACGGGAAATGGCGCCCGCCGGCATCTATCAGCTCATCCGTAAGCCGCTGGACGCCAACCAGATTGGACTTATGGTGGAGCGTGGCCTTGAGGCCCGTGAACTTGCCCGTCGACATCGCCTTCTTACACGAGAGTTCAAATTTCCAGCGAATGCCACAGGCATTCACGCAAGGCCCATTCTGCCGATGCAGCCGGAGAGCCGCCGTTTCGAAAAGCTCGTCTACGTCAGTGAAAAACTACACAACCTCAGCGAGCTCGCGCGAAAAGCAGCCAAAACGGAGCTGCCTATCTTGATTCAGGGGGCAACGGGGACGGGCAAAGAGCTTCTCGCTCGCGCCATTCATTACAACTCTGGCCGCCGCGACAGCCCGTTGCTGGTCCAAAACTGCGGGGGGATGTCCGATGAGCTCTTACAATCCGAGCTCTTTGGGCACAAGCGCGGCGCTTTTACGGGCGCTGTCTCAGACCGGCTGGGCCTTTTTCGCGCCGCGGACCGGGGAACGGTATTCCTCGATGAAATATCCGAGGTGTCTTCATCTTTTCAGGTGAGCCTGCTTCGTTTCCTGCAGGAGGGAGAGGTCAAGCCGCTCGGCTCCGACAAGATCGTCACCAGCAATGTCCGCATTATCGCTGCCTCCAACCGTCCTCTCCGCGCGTTGGTCGCCGCGGGCAAATTCCGACAGGATCTCTATTTCCGCCTGCGGGGATTCGAGCTGGAAGTTCCCTCGCTGAGTGATCGCCGAGAGGATATCCCGGTGCTAGCGGAGTTCTTTGCCGCCAAGCACAGCGAGGCGATGGGGCGCAAGATCCTTGGAATTTCTGCAGCCGTTCTCGAAAAGCTCTCCGCTTACGACTTTCCGGGAAACGTTCGAGAACTTGAGAACGAAATCCGCCGCATGGTGTCACTGACGGAGGAGGGGGAGTACGTCACCACCACGCACATGTCGCCCGCTATATTGGCGGCCCCGCCGCGCTCCCGCTTCAAGTCAGCCGGCGGGTACGAGCTGCGGGGCACCACCTTGAAAGAAAAGGTCGAATGCCTCGAAAAGCAAGTTGTCGCCGAAGTGCTGTCGCGGCATCGGTGGAATCAAAGCAAGGCTGCGAACGAACTTGGACTCTCGCGCGTTGGACTTTCCAACAAGATCAAGCGCTATAGCCTCGATGAGGCAGAGTGA
- a CDS encoding hydrogenase translates to MTNLLWLQGGACSGNTMSFLNAEEPSACDLVTDFGINVLWHPSLGLELGENLKKLLNALTSGQMPLDIFVFEGTVVNAPNGTGEWNRFAGRPMKDWVTDLAKVAGYTVAIGDCATYGGIPATAPNPSESQGLQFLKRQQGGYLGTSYRSKAGLPVINIPGCPAHPDWITQIVVAVATGRGAELSLDEFQRPKTFFTSFTQTGCTRNMHFAYKVSATEYGQRKGCLFYDLGCRGPMTHSPCNRILWNRQSSKTRAGMPCMGCTEPEFPFFELAPGTVFKTQTLMGVPKDLPSGVDKAGYVKLTAAAKAASPAWAEEDIFVV, encoded by the coding sequence ATGACTAATCTTCTTTGGCTCCAGGGGGGAGCGTGCTCCGGCAACACGATGTCGTTTCTCAATGCCGAGGAGCCAAGCGCCTGTGATCTCGTCACAGATTTCGGCATCAACGTCCTATGGCACCCATCGCTCGGCCTTGAGCTCGGCGAGAATCTGAAGAAGCTTCTCAACGCGCTGACATCAGGACAGATGCCGCTCGATATTTTCGTGTTCGAGGGCACGGTGGTCAACGCGCCGAATGGCACTGGCGAATGGAATCGCTTTGCGGGCCGCCCGATGAAAGATTGGGTCACCGATCTTGCCAAGGTCGCCGGCTATACTGTCGCGATTGGCGACTGTGCAACATATGGCGGTATTCCCGCGACTGCTCCCAATCCGTCAGAAAGCCAAGGACTACAATTTCTCAAACGTCAGCAAGGTGGCTATCTCGGCACAAGCTACCGATCAAAGGCAGGCTTGCCCGTCATCAACATACCGGGATGCCCAGCCCATCCGGATTGGATCACGCAAATTGTCGTCGCGGTGGCGACCGGCAGAGGTGCTGAACTCTCGCTCGACGAGTTTCAACGCCCAAAGACGTTTTTCACGAGCTTCACCCAGACCGGCTGTACGCGGAACATGCATTTTGCCTATAAGGTCTCAGCCACGGAATATGGCCAGCGAAAGGGGTGCCTGTTCTACGATCTCGGCTGCCGTGGACCGATGACGCATTCACCCTGCAACCGCATTCTCTGGAATCGGCAATCGTCGAAGACCCGAGCAGGCATGCCGTGCATGGGCTGTACCGAGCCGGAATTTCCGTTCTTTGAGCTGGCCCCCGGGACGGTATTCAAGACCCAGACTCTGATGGGCGTGCCCAAGGATCTGCCGTCCGGCGTTGACAAAGCCGGTTACGTCAAGCTGACCGCGGCCGCGAAAGCCGCCTCACCAGCATGGGCCGAGGAAGACATCTTCGTCGTCTGA
- a CDS encoding NifU family protein has translation MNAHESTPTLREDLAGFVGDIERLETVVATWDETQRGVVSAYKIAIEALNAEAFRRLIRALKADPAALAAMKSAASDELVYAVLRRYNLLRAALNERVEQALESVRPMLKSHGGDVELVSVRPPAVEVRFKGACDGCPASALTFHAGVKKALQDVCPEITDVIQVKGLAAASEGGVRFISPFALNAEGQWIPAGAWADFPEGLVRAMELGGRKIILSRSGESISCFENACAHLGLPIHDGEVQGGIITCPYHGFRYDLASGECLTAPEVQLQPHAVRIIGTRVEVRITA, from the coding sequence ATGAACGCTCACGAATCGACACCAACACTTCGGGAGGATCTCGCCGGCTTTGTCGGCGATATCGAGCGGTTGGAAACGGTCGTGGCGACCTGGGATGAAACGCAGCGGGGCGTCGTTTCCGCCTACAAGATCGCGATCGAAGCGCTCAATGCGGAAGCGTTCCGGCGCCTGATACGTGCCTTGAAGGCCGATCCCGCCGCGCTGGCCGCCATGAAGAGCGCAGCTTCGGACGAGCTCGTCTACGCGGTGCTGCGGCGCTACAACCTCTTGAGGGCGGCCCTCAACGAGCGGGTCGAGCAGGCACTCGAAAGCGTCCGGCCGATGCTGAAATCGCATGGTGGGGATGTCGAACTCGTCTCGGTTCGCCCGCCGGCAGTGGAGGTTCGGTTCAAGGGAGCCTGCGACGGCTGTCCCGCCTCGGCGCTGACATTCCATGCCGGCGTGAAGAAGGCGCTTCAGGATGTCTGCCCCGAGATCACCGACGTTATTCAGGTCAAGGGGCTGGCCGCGGCGAGCGAAGGCGGCGTTCGGTTCATCAGCCCCTTCGCGCTGAATGCGGAAGGACAGTGGATACCGGCGGGAGCTTGGGCGGATTTTCCGGAGGGCTTGGTCCGCGCGATGGAATTGGGCGGACGCAAGATCATCCTGTCACGTAGTGGGGAATCGATCTCCTGTTTCGAGAATGCCTGCGCGCATCTCGGCCTTCCGATCCATGATGGCGAGGTGCAGGGCGGCATCATCACCTGTCCCTATCATGGGTTCAGATACGACCTCGCCAGTGGCGAATGCCTGACCGCGCCTGAGGTGCAACTGCAGCCGCACGCGGTCAGGATCATCGGAACCAGGGTTGAAGTGAGGATAACGGCATAG
- a CDS encoding bifunctional diguanylate cyclase/phosphodiesterase — MAFPVNFIAAALASCMNDVRCWLTAAKPSPLESCRSGEAGPLEQLRLDNDRLRRELKRLSDFLDTSSEVVWETDDQLTITSGKEDLGLPAGQIGIKLAEALGINPLASKSWIEYLQALSNRKPFRGFEICLDGRAGDELWLEINGNPTFARGKFQGYRGTCRNVTERKLHEAQIAFLAAHDPLTRLANRRSFHELVERAVGTRGRHKRIAILCLDLDGFKSVNDTLGHGVGDALLLEVAQRLKSCAKTTDLVARLGGDEFAILRVDAADPEDASSLAERILASIGEPYFLDEHRVMIGTSIGINITACSENGTDEVIKNADVALYQAKSDGRGTYRIFQNEMNVRLQERLQLEVDLRQALQRSEFELFYQPIVNIESKQIVTFEALLRWHHPQKGTIPPTTFIPLAEETGLIVPIGDWVLQQACRDAASWPQDVRVAVNLSSVQFRRGALELSVTRALAAAGLHGSRLELEITESILLHDEEITRDILNRLRVLGVHIAIDDFGTGYSALSYLRSFPLDKIKIDRSFVQDLSRETSAAAIVRAISELGQALDMTIVAEGVETAEQLRILGDQRCTQAQGYFIAYPQPAAQLIRVIEELKAVA; from the coding sequence ATGGCATTTCCGGTCAACTTTATCGCGGCGGCGCTTGCAAGCTGCATGAACGATGTCCGCTGTTGGTTGACTGCAGCAAAGCCTAGCCCGCTAGAATCATGTCGCTCTGGCGAAGCCGGCCCGCTCGAGCAGCTTAGATTGGACAATGACCGTTTGAGGCGCGAGCTCAAACGCCTGAGCGATTTCCTTGATACCTCTTCGGAGGTCGTCTGGGAAACCGATGACCAGCTGACGATTACAAGCGGCAAGGAAGACCTCGGGCTGCCGGCCGGCCAAATTGGAATCAAGTTGGCGGAGGCCTTGGGGATCAATCCGCTCGCGAGCAAATCCTGGATCGAATATCTGCAGGCTCTTTCCAATCGAAAGCCATTTCGGGGGTTCGAAATCTGCTTGGACGGACGTGCGGGGGACGAGCTTTGGCTGGAGATCAACGGCAATCCGACATTTGCGAGGGGTAAATTCCAGGGTTATCGAGGCACCTGCCGGAATGTGACCGAGCGCAAGCTGCACGAGGCGCAAATTGCATTTCTGGCGGCCCACGATCCCCTCACAAGACTGGCCAACCGGCGCAGCTTTCACGAGCTTGTGGAGCGCGCGGTTGGAACACGAGGGCGGCACAAGCGCATTGCGATTTTGTGTCTGGACCTTGATGGCTTCAAAAGCGTCAATGATACGCTTGGACATGGCGTTGGCGATGCCCTGCTGCTTGAGGTGGCGCAGCGATTGAAATCTTGCGCCAAGACGACAGACCTCGTCGCTCGGCTTGGCGGGGACGAGTTCGCGATTCTGCGGGTTGATGCCGCCGATCCTGAGGACGCCAGCAGCCTCGCTGAGAGAATCCTCGCATCCATTGGCGAACCCTACTTCCTCGATGAACACCGGGTGATGATTGGCACGAGCATTGGCATAAATATCACGGCATGCTCCGAAAACGGAACAGACGAAGTGATTAAGAATGCCGATGTGGCGCTCTATCAGGCAAAGTCCGATGGACGCGGCACCTATCGAATATTCCAGAACGAAATGAACGTCCGTTTGCAAGAGCGCCTGCAGCTCGAGGTAGACCTTCGCCAGGCTTTGCAACGATCTGAGTTCGAACTGTTTTATCAGCCCATCGTGAATATCGAATCCAAGCAGATTGTCACGTTCGAAGCGCTCTTACGCTGGCATCATCCGCAAAAAGGGACGATACCCCCTACGACCTTTATTCCCCTCGCCGAAGAGACAGGGCTCATCGTTCCGATTGGTGATTGGGTGCTTCAGCAGGCCTGCCGCGATGCCGCATCATGGCCGCAAGACGTAAGAGTTGCGGTCAATCTGTCGTCTGTTCAATTCAGGCGCGGAGCCTTGGAACTGTCCGTGACCCGCGCCCTGGCTGCTGCGGGCTTGCATGGGTCTCGTCTCGAACTGGAGATTACCGAGAGCATTCTGCTGCACGACGAAGAGATCACGCGCGACATTCTCAATAGGTTGCGGGTGCTAGGAGTTCACATCGCCATAGATGACTTCGGCACAGGCTACTCCGCATTGAGCTATCTGCGGAGCTTCCCATTGGACAAGATCAAGATCGACCGATCCTTTGTGCAGGATCTCAGCCGCGAGACGAGCGCGGCGGCGATTGTCAGGGCAATTTCCGAGTTGGGGCAAGCCTTGGACATGACCATTGTCGCTGAGGGGGTTGAGACAGCTGAGCAGCTTAGGATTCTTGGTGACCAACGCTGCACGCAAGCCCAAGGCTACTTCATCGCTTACCCCCAGCCTGCGGCGCAGCTGATCCGCGTCATTGAGGAGCTGAAAGCTGTTGCCTAA
- a CDS encoding NHL repeat-containing protein gives MPRRFLSPAGARVILGGEVTPDGLVQSIVPSAQTLFGPRGVCLDKNGPMFVCDSGHHRLLIWSRCPSSDQAPADILIGQSDFSREGRNAKRDIGPDTLNFPTGVAAADGILAVADAWNHRILIWNRYPSASNQPADVVLGQADFVSGLANRGRAVSRSDTLNWCYGVAIFQGRLIVCDTGNRRVLIWNGIPTANGTPADLVLGQRDFVTRDDNAGGDVCATSMRWPHGIACHDGALAISDAGNNRVMVWRHFPTVSGTPCDFVLGQDDFAGVDHNRSSYDPSSSAMSMPYGLVIWDGQLVVCDTANSRLLGFHLQDLAMDAPATGLAAQNGFADKGDNRWRAASRDSLCWPYAASAVGRTLAIADTGNNRILIWDKTP, from the coding sequence GTGCCACGCCGGTTTCTCTCGCCGGCCGGCGCCCGCGTGATTCTGGGTGGAGAGGTCACGCCGGACGGACTTGTGCAATCGATCGTTCCGTCGGCCCAGACGTTGTTCGGCCCGCGTGGGGTGTGTCTCGACAAGAACGGGCCCATGTTCGTCTGCGACAGTGGCCATCATCGGCTGCTGATCTGGAGCCGCTGTCCGTCCTCCGATCAAGCGCCCGCCGATATTCTGATCGGTCAATCCGACTTCTCGCGCGAGGGCCGCAACGCCAAGCGCGACATCGGCCCCGACACGCTCAACTTCCCGACCGGCGTCGCTGCCGCAGACGGCATCCTGGCCGTGGCGGATGCATGGAATCACCGGATCCTGATCTGGAATCGCTATCCATCCGCCTCGAACCAGCCCGCCGATGTGGTTCTAGGTCAGGCGGACTTCGTCTCAGGCCTAGCCAATCGCGGAAGAGCGGTGTCTCGCTCCGACACACTGAATTGGTGCTACGGGGTCGCGATCTTCCAGGGCAGGCTGATCGTCTGCGACACCGGAAATCGCCGCGTTCTGATCTGGAACGGCATTCCGACCGCCAACGGCACGCCGGCCGATCTGGTCCTCGGCCAAAGAGACTTCGTCACCCGTGATGACAATGCCGGCGGCGACGTCTGTGCCACCAGCATGCGGTGGCCGCACGGCATCGCCTGCCATGACGGCGCACTCGCGATCTCGGACGCGGGCAACAATCGCGTCATGGTATGGCGCCATTTCCCCACCGTCAGCGGGACGCCGTGCGATTTCGTGCTGGGCCAGGACGATTTCGCGGGCGTCGATCACAATCGCAGCTCGTACGATCCATCCTCGAGCGCGATGAGCATGCCCTATGGTCTCGTCATCTGGGATGGCCAGCTCGTGGTCTGCGATACCGCAAATTCGCGGCTGCTTGGCTTCCATCTCCAGGACCTCGCCATGGATGCGCCGGCCACAGGGCTGGCGGCCCAGAACGGCTTTGCCGACAAAGGTGACAATCGCTGGCGCGCGGCAAGTCGCGACAGCCTGTGCTGGCCTTATGCTGCTTCGGCAGTCGGTCGGACTCTGGCGATCGCCGACACCGGCAACAACCGGATCCTGATCTGGGACAAAACACCATGA